A stretch of Tripterygium wilfordii isolate XIE 37 chromosome 11, ASM1340144v1, whole genome shotgun sequence DNA encodes these proteins:
- the LOC120008608 gene encoding protein THYLAKOID ASSEMBLY 8-like, chloroplastic has product MASPARAILRSKLPIVTSVLHQNLTRKTPIRRFLLPLIPERLPQDVNSCKPNCDFRQFHDGRPRGPLWRGKKLIGKEALFVILGLKRFKDDEERLDKFIKTHVLRLLKMDMIAVLSELERQEEVFLAVKIFRIIQKQDWYMPDVFLYKDLIMALAKGKKMDQVMELWEMMRKENLFPDSQTFTEVIRGFLRDGSPADAMNVYEEMKKSPDPPEELPFRVLLKGLLPHPLLRNRVKQDYEELFPDRHVLDPPEEIFGVL; this is encoded by the exons ATGGCGAGTCCTGCTCGCGCCATCTTAAGATCGAAGCTCCCAATTGTGACTTCAGTCCTCCATCAAAATCTTACGAGGAAAACACCTATAAGGCGCTTTTTGTTGCCTCTTATTCCCGAAAGGTTACCTCAAGACGTCAATTCCTGCAAACCCAATTGTGATTTCCGGCAATTCCATGATGGGAGACCAAGAGGGCCTCTTTGGAGAGGCAAAAAGCTGATAGGAAAAGAGGCGCTTTTTGTGATACTGGGTTTAAAGAGGTTTAAGGATGACGAAGAGAGGCTTGATAAGTTTATCAAAACTCATGTTCTAAGGCTCCTAAAAATGGACATGATTGCTGTTCTCTCTGAACTGGAGCGTCAGGAGGAGGTCTTTTTGGCTGTTAAG ATATTCAGGATAATTCAGAAGCAAGACTGGTATATGCCTGATGTCTTTTTGTACAAAGACTTGATTATGGCACTGGCAAAAGGTAAAAAAATGGATCAAGTAATGGAACTGTGGGAAATGATGAGAAAAGAGAATCTGTTCCCTGATTCTCAAACGTTTACTGAAGTTATTCGGGGTTTCTTGAGGGATGGGTCTCCTGCTGATGCAATGAACGTATATGAGGAGATGAAGAAATCTCCAGATCCACCGGAAGAGCTGCCATTCAGGGTATTGTTAAAGGGGCTCCTACCACATCCCCTTTTGAGGAATAGGGTAAAGCAAGACTATGAGGAGCTCTTTCCTGATAGACATGTTCTTGATCCTCCAGAAGAGATATTTGGTGTACTTTGA